The following are encoded together in the Panthera leo isolate Ple1 chromosome B4, P.leo_Ple1_pat1.1, whole genome shotgun sequence genome:
- the RAPGEF3 gene encoding rap guanine nucleotide exchange factor 3, producing MKVGWPGESRWQVGLAVEDSPALGASQVGGLPDVVPEGTLLNMVLKRMHRPRSCSYQLLLEHQRPSCIQGLRWTPLTDSEESLDFSVSLEQASTERVLRAGKQLHRHLLATCPTLIRDRKYHLRLYRQCCSGRELVDGILALSLGVHSRNQAVGICQVLLDEGALCHVKHDWTFQDRDTQFYRFPGPEPEPVGVHELEEELVEAMALLSQRGPDALLTVALRKPPGQRTDEELDLIFEELLHIKAVAHLSNSVKRELAAVLLFEPHSRAGTVLFSQGDKGTSWYIIWKGSVNVVTHGKGLVTTLHEGDDFGQLALVNDAPRAATIILREDNCHFLRVDKQDFNRIIKDVEAKTMRLEEHGKVVLVLERASQGAGPSRPPTPGRNRYTVMSGTPEKILELLLEAMRPDSSAHDPTETFLSDFLLTHSVFMPSAQLCAALLHHFHAEPSGGSEQEHSTYVCNKRQQVLRLVSQWVALYGPMLYADPVATSFLQKLSDLVSRDARLCILLREQWPERRKHHRMENGCGNASPQMKARNMPVWLPGQDQPLPSSNCAIRVGDKVPYDIYRPDHSVLTLKLPVTASVREVMAALAQEDGWTKGQELVKVNSAGDAIGLQPDARGVATSLGLNERLFVVNPQEVRELTPLPEQLGPSVGSAEGLDLVSAKDLAGQLTDHDWNLFNSIHQVELIHYVLGPQHLRDVTTANLERFMRRFNELQYWVATELCLCPVPGLRAQLLRKFIKLAAHLKEQKNLNSFFAVMFGLSNSAISRLAHTWERLPHKVRKLYSALERLLDPSWNHRVYRLALTKLSPPIIPFMPLLLKDMTFIHEGNHTLVENLINFEKMRMMARAVRMLHHCRSHSNVPLSPLRSRVSHLHEDSQTARTSTCSEQSLNTRSPASTWAYVQQLKVIDNQRELSRLSRELEP from the exons ATGAAG GTGGGCTGGCCAGGTGAGAGCCGCTGGCAGGTGGGCCTGGCTGTGGAGGACAGCCCAGCTCTCGGAGCATCGCAGGTGGGAGGCCTCCCGGACGTGGTGCCGGAGGGGACCCTCCTCAACATGGTGCTGAAGAGGATGCACCGGCCCCGGAGCTGTTCTTACCAGCTGCTGCTTGAACACCAGCGCCCCAGCTGCATCCAGGGGCTCCGCTGG ACGCCACTCACGGACAGTGAGGAGTCCCTGGATTTCAGCGTGAGCCTGGAGCAG GCCTCCACGGAGCGGGTGCTCCGGGCTGGGAAGCAGCTGCATCGACACCTCCTGGCCACCTGCCCGACCCTTATCCGAGACCGGAAGTACCACCTTAGGCTCTATCG GCAGTGCTGCTCTGGCCGGGAGCTGGTGGATGGGATCTTGGCACTGAGCCTTGGAGTTCATTCCCGAAACCAAGCCGTTGGAATCTGCCAGGTGCTCCTGGATGAAGGTGCCCTTTGCCATG TGAAACACGACTGGACCTTCCAGGACCGAGATACCCAATTCTACCGCTTCCCCGGGCCAGAGCCAGAGCCCGTGGGAGTCCATGAGCTGGAGGAGGAACTGGTGGAGGCTATGGCCCTGCTCTCCCAGCGGGGGCCTGATGCCCTGCTCACTGTGGCGCTTCGAAAGCC CCCAGGTCAGCGCACAGACGAGGAGCTGGACCTCATCTTCGAGGAGCTGCTGCATATCAAGGCCGTGGCCCACCTCTCCAACTCG gTGAAGCGGGAATTAGCAGCAGTTCTGCTCTTTGAACCCCACAGCAGAGCAGGGACCGTGT TGTTCAGCCAGGGAGACAAGGGCACCTCGTGGTACATTATCTGGAAGGGATCTGTCAACGTGGTGACCCATGGCAAA GGGCTGGTGACCACACTGCATGAGGGAGATGACTTTGGACAGCTGGCTCTGGTGAATGACGCACCCCGGGCAGCCACCATCATCCTGCGAGAAGATAACTGTCATTTCCTCCGTGTGGATAAGCAGGACTTCAACCGTATCATCAAG GATGTGGAAGCAAAGACCATGAGGCTAGAAGAGCATGGCAAAGTGGTGTTGGTGCTGGAGAGAGCCTCCCAGGGTGCTGGCCCTTCtcgccccccaaccccaggcaggAACCG GTATACAGTGATGTCTGGCACCCCAGAGAAGATCCTAGAACTGCTCTTGGAGGCCATGCGGCCTGATTCCAGTGCTCATGACCCAACAG AGACATTTCTCAGCGACTTCCTCCTGACCCACAGCGTCTTCATGCCCAGCGCCCAGCTTTGTGCTGCCCTCCTGCACCA CTTCCACGCGGAGCCCTCAGGAGGCAGTGAGCAGGAGCACAGCACCTACGTCTGCAACAAAAGGCAGCAGGTCCTGCGGCTGGTCAGCCAGTGGGTGGCCCTGTATGGTCCCATGCTCTATGCTGACCCCGTGGCCACCAGCTTTCTCCAG AAACTCTCAGACCTGGTGAGCAGAGACGCCCGGCTTTGCATCCTGCTACGGGAGCAGTGGCCGGAGAGGCGGAAACACCACAG GATGGAAAACGGCTGTGGGAATGCATCTCCTCAGATGAAG gCCAGGAACATGCCTGTTTGGCTCCCCGGCCaggaccagcccctccccagcagcAACTGTGCCATTCGAGTTGGGGACAAAG TCCCCTATGACATTTACCGGCCGGACCACTCAGTGCTGACCCTGAAGCTGCCTGTGACGGCCTCAGTGAGAGAGGTGATGGCAGCGTTGGCCCAGGAGGATGGCTGGACCAAGGGGCAGGAGCTGGTGAAGGTCAACTCTGCAGGCG ATGCCATTGGCCTGCAGCCAGATGCCCGTGGTGTGGCCACATCGCTGGGGCTCAACGAACGGCTCTTTGTTGTCAACCCACAGGAAGTGCGCGAGCTG ACCCCGCTCCCCGAGCAGCTGGGGCCCTCCGTGGGCTCTGCTGAGGGGCTGGACCTGGTGAGTGCCAAGGACCTGGCGGGCCAGCTGACAGACCACGACTGGAACCTCTTCAACAGTATCCACCAG GTGGAGCTGATCCACTATGTGCTGGGCCCCCAGCATCTGCGGGACGTCACCACCGCCAACCTGGAGCGTTTCATGCGCCGCTTCAACGAGCTCCAGTACTGGGTGGCCACAGAGCTGTGTCTCTGCCCTGTACCCGGCCTGCGGGCCCAGCTGCTCAGGAAGTTCATCAAGCTGGCTGCCCA CCTCAAGGAGCAAAAGAATCTCAATTCTTTCTTTGCCGTCATGTTTGGCCTCAGCAACTCGGCCATCAGCCGCCTGGCCCACACCTGGGAG CGGCTGCCCCACAAAGTCCGGAAGCTGTACTCGGCCCTGGAGAGGCTGTTG GACCCCTCATGGAACCACCGAGTCTATCGACTGGCCCTCACCAAGCTCTCCCCTCCCATCATCCCCTTCATGCCCCTTCTTCTCAAAG ACATGACCTTCATCCATGAGGGGAACCACACGCTGGTAGAGAATCTCATCAACTTTGAGAAGATG AGAATGATGGCCAGAGCCGTGAGGATGCTGCATCACTGCCGAAGCCACAGCAATG TGCCCCTCTCACCGCTCAGAAGCCGCGTCTCCCACCTCCACGAGGACAGCCAGACAGCCAGGACATCCACGT gctctgagcagtcgCTGAACACCCGGAGTCCAGCCAGCACCTGGGCTTATGTCCAGCAGCTGAAGGTCATCGACAACCAGCGGGAACTCTCCCGCCTGTCCCGGGAGCTGGAGCCGTGA